A window of Methanolobus sediminis contains these coding sequences:
- a CDS encoding HD domain-containing protein, whose protein sequence is MDEEKFNELKTWFYDYVSSFYTDDCFIQQNVKLKEEHSIRVCENASLIAISEKLDNDNYFLAKTIALLHDVGRFKQISKYRTFKDSESENHAVLGVKVMKAGNVLSKLPIDEQRLILLAIVNHNRFQIKGNLDERTLFHAKLIRDADKLDIYNVLLEHHYQKDEIPNPALELGLPDKTEYSPIIVKEIMENKIASVDLVKTCNDMNLTRLAWLFDLNFRETFRLVKERGFIDKLIATLPDNEEIRSLQTHLNEYIVQVLRN, encoded by the coding sequence ATGGATGAAGAGAAATTCAATGAACTGAAAACATGGTTCTATGACTATGTCAGCTCATTTTACACGGACGATTGTTTCATTCAGCAGAATGTAAAACTAAAAGAAGAACATAGTATCAGGGTTTGTGAAAATGCATCCCTGATAGCTATTTCTGAAAAACTTGATAATGACAATTATTTTCTTGCAAAGACAATTGCACTTCTCCATGACGTGGGACGCTTTAAGCAGATAAGCAAATACAGGACTTTTAAAGACAGTGAATCCGAGAACCATGCAGTTTTGGGTGTAAAGGTCATGAAAGCCGGGAATGTACTTTCAAAGCTCCCAATAGACGAACAGCGTTTAATCCTGCTTGCCATTGTTAATCATAATAGGTTTCAAATAAAAGGCAATCTGGATGAAAGAACTCTTTTTCATGCAAAACTCATAAGAGATGCAGACAAACTCGACATCTATAATGTGCTGCTTGAACACCATTATCAAAAAGATGAAATCCCCAATCCTGCTCTGGAATTGGGATTGCCTGATAAAACCGAGTACTCTCCGATAATCGTGAAGGAAATCATGGAGAACAAAATAGCAAGTGTTGACCTTGTAAAAACCTGCAATGATATGAACCTCACCCGACTGGCATGGCTTTTTGATCTGAACTTCAGGGAAACGTTTCGTCTTGTTAAAGAACGTGGATTTATTGATAAACTGATAGCAACACTACCAGATAATGAAGAGATCAGGTCTCTTCAAACTCATCTGAATGAATACATAGTTCAGGTTCTGAGAAATTGA
- a CDS encoding CPBP family glutamic-type intramembrane protease has protein sequence MKFRDIRDIVDWNVYWLLFMLAEFSLLAALPYAITMSGDALYDMAMAIPTILAAQFARSTVILLIGIFTGLYLGKKVGLKTPVLSSFFEDRQLPSNFKPAFKLSVIFGVIISLLILILDIFVFARDSEPLLVYLATPPLWQRFMYSFYVGVTEEVVLRLFLMTFLVWITWKIKKNSEGKATDAGAWLSIIIVSSIYSIIYLFFSRENIDPAIAMSIAVSNWIAGTAFGWIYWKKGLEYSIIANLTATMMLFVVFGSLVH, from the coding sequence ATGAAATTCAGGGATATAAGAGACATTGTAGACTGGAATGTCTACTGGCTGCTGTTCATGCTGGCTGAGTTTTCATTGCTTGCAGCACTACCTTATGCAATTACAATGTCAGGTGATGCACTGTATGATATGGCCATGGCAATTCCTACCATTCTGGCTGCACAGTTTGCCAGGTCAACAGTGATCCTTCTGATCGGTATTTTCACAGGTTTATACCTTGGAAAAAAGGTCGGTCTGAAAACACCTGTTCTTAGTTCTTTTTTTGAAGACAGGCAGTTACCTTCCAATTTCAAACCAGCTTTTAAGTTATCTGTTATATTTGGTGTAATTATATCTCTGCTAATTCTGATTTTGGACATATTCGTATTTGCAAGAGATTCAGAACCATTGTTGGTTTATCTGGCAACACCTCCACTTTGGCAGCGATTTATGTATTCATTTTATGTAGGAGTCACTGAAGAAGTCGTATTAAGGCTCTTTCTAATGACATTTCTGGTATGGATCACCTGGAAAATTAAGAAGAACTCAGAAGGAAAAGCTACTGATGCTGGTGCCTGGCTATCGATTATAATTGTAAGCTCAATTTATAGTATTATTTACCTGTTTTTTTCCAGAGAAAACATAGACCCTGCGATTGCTATGTCTATTGCTGTTTCTAATTGGATTGCAGGCACTGCCTTTGGATGGATTTACTGGAAAAAAGGACTGGAATATTCTATCATAGCTAATCTCACTGCTACTATGATGCTTTTTGTGGTATTCGGGTCACTGGTTCATTAG
- a CDS encoding MFS transporter, with amino-acid sequence MVATTNGITLSSKDAENYQISQKSPLADKTQKQIVLLIAILAGFITPFDGSAVNIALPTMGAEFNMNAISLSWVATAYLLSSAVFLVPFGKLADIYGRKKVFLYGIIIFSLASLTLTMVPTEGMLIGIRVIQGLGSAMIFGTGAAIITSVFPPGERGGALGIYITAVYVGLSMGPFLGGIMTQHLGWRSIFLVNVPIGAIAVLLVLWKLKGEWAECRGEKFDLAGSLIYGSAVIAVMHGFSTLPEIKGAALIALGLLGVGLFALYEMRIPTPVLDIRLLTRNRVFALSNMSALINYSATYAVTFLLSLDLQYTKGFTPEHAGMILIAQPVIQAIISPVAGRLSDRIEPRLIASTGMGLTAIGLFLLTFVTEITPLWYVIGTLVLLGVGFGLFSSPNTNVIMSSVDKRFYGVASGMNGTMRLLGQMLSMGIAMMLFSVVIGPVVITSEYYPQFVASMHYAFILFTIFCIIGIFASLARGKSSANNH; translated from the coding sequence ATGGTAGCAACAACCAATGGCATTACTCTGTCATCAAAAGATGCGGAGAATTATCAGATATCTCAAAAATCACCTTTAGCTGATAAAACACAGAAACAGATAGTTCTGCTCATAGCCATACTGGCAGGTTTTATCACTCCCTTTGACGGTTCGGCAGTGAATATAGCTTTACCTACCATGGGGGCAGAGTTCAATATGAATGCTATCTCACTTTCCTGGGTAGCTACAGCTTATCTTCTTTCTTCGGCAGTGTTCCTTGTGCCTTTCGGAAAACTCGCTGATATATACGGAAGAAAAAAGGTCTTTCTTTATGGAATAATCATCTTCAGTCTGGCGTCTCTGACGTTGACCATGGTTCCTACAGAAGGGATGCTCATCGGTATCCGTGTTATTCAGGGTCTGGGAAGTGCCATGATCTTTGGTACAGGAGCTGCAATTATCACATCTGTATTTCCCCCCGGAGAAAGGGGTGGAGCTCTTGGCATATATATCACTGCAGTCTACGTAGGACTTTCCATGGGTCCGTTCCTTGGAGGAATAATGACTCAGCACCTTGGCTGGAGAAGCATTTTCCTTGTCAATGTCCCAATAGGTGCTATTGCAGTTTTGCTTGTACTCTGGAAACTCAAAGGTGAATGGGCCGAGTGCCGTGGAGAGAAATTCGACCTTGCAGGCTCGTTGATCTATGGTTCTGCTGTTATTGCAGTGATGCACGGTTTCTCAACCCTTCCTGAGATCAAGGGTGCAGCCCTTATAGCTTTAGGACTTCTGGGTGTCGGCCTCTTTGCTCTTTATGAAATGCGTATACCCACACCCGTACTTGATATCAGGCTTCTCACAAGAAACCGTGTCTTTGCACTATCCAACATGTCTGCACTTATCAATTACAGTGCAACCTATGCAGTTACATTTCTCCTGAGTCTTGACCTGCAGTACACTAAAGGATTCACTCCGGAGCATGCAGGTATGATCCTTATCGCACAGCCTGTTATCCAGGCAATAATATCACCTGTTGCCGGAAGACTTTCTGACCGTATTGAACCCCGCTTGATTGCATCAACCGGAATGGGACTTACAGCAATCGGACTGTTCTTGTTGACTTTTGTTACGGAAATAACGCCTCTATGGTATGTCATCGGAACACTTGTGCTGCTTGGTGTCGGATTCGGTTTGTTCTCATCACCAAATACTAATGTTATCATGAGTTCGGTGGACAAAAGGTTCTATGGTGTTGCATCCGGAATGAACGGTACCATGAGACTGCTTGGGCAGATGCTCTCAATGGGTATTGCCATGATGTTATTCTCCGTTGTAATCGGCCCTGTGGTAATTACTTCTGAGTATTATCCTCAGTTCGTTGCCAGCATGCATTATGCATTCATCCTGTTCACGATCTTCTGTATAATAGGAATATTTGCATCTCTTGCAAGAGGAAAGAGTTCTGCAAATAACCATTGA
- a CDS encoding ribulose-bisphosphate carboxylase, with product MSSIHEDLVKSLNSKQEAYVNLELPDPTNGEYLLGVFHLRPGGKFNILQAAAEVAAESSTGTNFKVNTETSFSRVMNALVYQLDLERELIWIAYPWRLFDRGGNVQNILTYIVGNILGMKEVAALKLLDVWFPPSMLEQYDGPSYTVDDMRKYLDVYDRPILGTIVKPKMGLTSAEYAEVCYDFWVGGGDFVKNDEPQANQDFCPYDKMVKHVKEAMDKAVRETGHKKVHSFNVSAADFDTMIERCEMIVNAGFEPGSYAFLIDGITAGWMAVQTLRRRYPGVFIHFHRAAHGAFTRPENPLGFSVLVLSKFARLAGASGIHTGTAGVGKMQGTPEEDVVAAHGIQYMSAEGHFFKQSWSKIPDTDKDAINIVNIDMAHHVVLEDDSWRGMKKCCPIVSGGLNPVRLKPFIDVMGNVDFITTMGSGVHAHPGSTQDGAKALVQACDAYLQKIDIEEYAKSHKELAQAIEYFTKASKDAM from the coding sequence ATGAGTTCAATTCACGAAGATCTGGTCAAATCGCTCAACTCCAAACAGGAAGCATATGTTAATCTGGAATTGCCTGATCCGACAAACGGTGAATATCTCCTTGGTGTTTTCCATCTGAGACCCGGTGGAAAATTCAATATTCTGCAGGCAGCTGCTGAAGTTGCAGCTGAATCATCAACAGGTACTAATTTTAAGGTAAATACAGAGACTTCATTTTCCAGAGTTATGAATGCCCTGGTTTACCAGCTTGATCTGGAACGTGAACTCATATGGATCGCATATCCCTGGAGACTTTTTGACAGGGGAGGAAATGTACAGAACATTCTCACCTATATTGTAGGTAATATCCTCGGAATGAAGGAAGTAGCAGCCCTGAAACTCCTGGATGTATGGTTCCCTCCATCTATGCTTGAACAGTATGACGGTCCAAGCTATACGGTCGATGACATGAGGAAGTACCTTGATGTCTATGACAGGCCAATTCTCGGAACTATAGTCAAGCCAAAAATGGGACTTACATCTGCTGAGTATGCAGAAGTCTGTTATGATTTCTGGGTTGGTGGCGGTGATTTTGTCAAGAACGATGAACCACAGGCCAATCAGGATTTCTGTCCATATGACAAGATGGTAAAACATGTGAAGGAAGCAATGGATAAAGCTGTTCGTGAAACAGGACACAAAAAGGTACATTCATTTAACGTATCAGCTGCTGATTTTGACACCATGATCGAAAGGTGTGAAATGATAGTCAATGCAGGTTTTGAGCCTGGAAGCTATGCATTCCTCATTGATGGAATTACAGCAGGCTGGATGGCTGTTCAGACACTCAGAAGAAGATACCCGGGCGTTTTCATTCACTTCCACAGGGCAGCACATGGAGCATTCACAAGACCTGAAAATCCACTGGGCTTCTCAGTACTTGTCCTGTCCAAATTCGCAAGGCTTGCCGGTGCTTCAGGAATCCACACAGGAACTGCAGGTGTTGGAAAAATGCAGGGTACACCTGAAGAGGATGTGGTTGCAGCACATGGGATACAATACATGAGTGCTGAAGGACACTTCTTCAAACAGAGCTGGTCCAAGATACCTGATACCGATAAAGATGCTATTAATATTGTAAATATAGATATGGCACACCATGTAGTGCTTGAAGATGATAGCTGGAGAGGTATGAAAAAATGCTGTCCAATCGTCTCAGGTGGACTTAATCCTGTAAGACTTAAGCCTTTTATTGATGTCATGGGAAATGTTGATTTCATAACCACAATGGGATCCGGGGTACATGCTCACCCGGGAAGTACACAGGACGGAGCTAAAGCCCTTGTACAGGCATGTGATGCATATCTACAGAAGATCGATATTGAAGAATATGCAAAGAGCCATAAGGAACTGGCACAGGCAATTGAATACTTCACTAAAGCATCAAAGGATGCAATGTGA
- a CDS encoding FKBP-type peptidyl-prolyl cis-trans isomerase, which yields MAIKDGDTVKIEYVGLLDDGSVFDASETHGQPLEFTVGAGNVIKGFDEAVKGLEVGDEKEFRIEAKDAYGEYNAALKDTVSRDLVRSDMEMEVGKTFWVQSPHGQTIPAKIVDLTEDEVTFDLNHPLAGKALTFKIIVVEV from the coding sequence ATGGCAATTAAAGATGGAGATACAGTAAAGATAGAATATGTTGGATTACTTGATGATGGTTCAGTTTTTGATGCATCTGAAACACATGGTCAGCCACTGGAGTTCACAGTTGGTGCTGGTAATGTGATTAAAGGCTTTGATGAAGCGGTTAAAGGCCTTGAAGTTGGAGATGAGAAAGAGTTCAGGATCGAAGCTAAAGATGCTTATGGGGAATACAATGCAGCACTCAAGGATACAGTGTCAAGGGATCTTGTAAGGTCTGACATGGAAATGGAAGTAGGTAAGACATTCTGGGTTCAGTCTCCTCATGGACAGACAATCCCAGCAAAGATCGTTGATCTTACAGAAGATGAAGTTACTTTTGATCTTAACCATCCGCTTGCAGGCAAGGCTCTGACATTCAAGATCATAGTGGTTGAAGTATAA
- a CDS encoding DUF2551 domain-containing protein: MDSIRAKIKRRLQKFVELDVNGLRSHILSIFLKVKETTVDELHANIAEKYDISRSAVASMVGYIYSKLGVLRSHKESYKTPIVYSLKEEYEDLIRSALEGKPSSSGC; this comes from the coding sequence ATGGACTCAATTCGCGCAAAAATAAAACGAAGATTGCAGAAGTTCGTTGAATTAGACGTAAATGGACTCCGCAGTCATATACTATCCATTTTCTTAAAAGTAAAAGAGACAACAGTAGATGAGCTGCATGCAAATATCGCTGAAAAGTATGATATTTCACGCAGTGCAGTGGCATCCATGGTAGGTTATATCTACTCCAAATTGGGTGTGCTCAGATCTCACAAAGAATCTTACAAAACCCCTATAGTATATTCTTTGAAAGAAGAATATGAGGATCTGATAAGATCTGCTCTGGAAGGAAAACCATCATCATCAGGCTGTTAA
- a CDS encoding SIMPL domain-containing protein: MSQENNKQFYLILVLAIALALMAAALYAESQRTAQQNTENTIFMSGYAEQKVVPDTASISIGVVTQAKTANGSSNENAAIMNAVVNELKAIGLEDKEMQTSYVSVSPIYNYTGGRTITGYSAYNSVEITTQKLDMINEIIDRSAAAGANQIGSLSFSVSGAMQKQLRDELISEAVNDSRSKADTLASTLNVKITGVKTSSVNDNSGVSAIYSIAQEMPVAEGTSTPISPGESTVSMTVQVTYIIK, from the coding sequence TTGTCACAGGAAAACAATAAACAATTTTATTTAATTCTGGTTCTTGCAATAGCTCTGGCACTGATGGCAGCAGCATTATACGCAGAATCACAGAGAACAGCACAACAAAATACAGAGAATACAATTTTTATGAGTGGATATGCGGAGCAGAAAGTCGTGCCTGATACTGCATCAATTAGTATTGGGGTTGTGACCCAGGCCAAAACGGCAAACGGATCAAGCAACGAAAATGCTGCAATAATGAATGCGGTAGTTAATGAATTAAAGGCTATAGGCTTAGAAGATAAGGAAATGCAAACTTCTTATGTTTCAGTATCACCGATATATAATTACACTGGCGGAAGAACCATAACCGGCTATTCAGCTTATAATAGTGTGGAAATAACCACTCAAAAACTGGACATGATCAACGAGATCATTGACAGGTCTGCTGCAGCCGGAGCTAATCAGATCGGCAGTCTGTCATTCTCCGTATCAGGTGCAATGCAGAAACAACTTCGTGATGAGCTTATTTCAGAAGCTGTAAACGATTCACGCTCAAAAGCAGATACGCTTGCAAGTACTCTGAATGTAAAGATCACAGGCGTGAAAACTTCATCTGTAAATGATAATAGTGGTGTCTCAGCAATTTATAGCATAGCACAAGAAATGCCGGTAGCTGAGGGAACTTCAACACCAATCAGTCCGGGTGAATCAACTGTTTCAATGACTGTACAGGTCACTTATATCATTAAGTAA
- a CDS encoding nitric oxide reductase activation protein NorD produces MSNKNTEHEAITKKELLQLIESRFPGRNYHGNLLSVLKMGSFPHHAEFLRTARLLLDKDWMMAGLFFENIPVAAENTNLEGIRKWAGTGLKIFDLDNDLAIDYFSFSAPLLKDLNASELEEWALKGITVFEENPSQGRPYFSLKSEKSKEFAENLKGSVALSEIINVLRYYALGLSGVNFNIMSLRTLEPKDDLNSINPVIAGNTIYLAPRIRKYGDFEDNYKVYKLSIMHEVGHIRFSSNELDHDGAAELMADIRKRYSTMKKRLPIPGMQANGIIGIADVIALFPNQALAGTILGILEDARIEYRIMERYRGVKTDLERIRNQMLLARPLPSDNIQEFMESLLRISIGEHVYDLNKVTKTLLDQIEPMLKESIFRKDSSVLDSLKTTFRIYKLLDEYEGPLSQKEYEVLKNLDYRAVSIGAYNNKDSLSTNSHENIIRQFIPESKVELTEENEPSQEERIKRRPTYAEKKNWNILGSYIYDEWDAVISDYKADWCIINEVEPFGMSSDYYHEASEQYRNEIALIKQIFNRMKPETFRRMKEQADGTEIDIDAFIDSLIQKRCGVNPDDRLYIRWDKHERDVATLFLVDVSYSTHKMLNYEEKSILDVEKDSLIIMTQALESIGDNYAIYAFSGKDRDDVEYFVIKDFDEELSDTVARRISLLEPVSNTRLGPAIRHSIRKLEKVDAKTKIIILLSDGEPFDISHGETAYKETIAEEDTRIAIQECKTKGIDFFCITVDPDPGKYLENIFSDSEYTIIDDASSLPETLPVLYKRITT; encoded by the coding sequence TTGTCAAACAAAAACACTGAGCATGAAGCTATTACTAAAAAAGAACTGCTCCAGCTAATAGAATCCAGATTCCCTGGAAGAAATTACCATGGTAATTTGCTAAGTGTTTTAAAAATGGGCAGTTTCCCTCATCATGCTGAATTTCTCAGAACTGCCCGGCTTTTGCTCGATAAGGACTGGATGATGGCAGGACTTTTCTTTGAAAACATTCCCGTAGCAGCAGAGAACACCAATTTGGAAGGCATCAGAAAATGGGCGGGAACCGGCTTAAAGATATTTGATCTGGATAATGATCTTGCAATTGATTATTTTTCCTTCTCGGCTCCTCTTTTAAAGGATCTGAATGCCAGTGAACTGGAAGAGTGGGCTTTAAAAGGTATTACTGTTTTTGAAGAGAATCCATCACAAGGACGACCTTATTTTTCCCTGAAATCCGAAAAATCAAAGGAATTTGCTGAAAATTTAAAAGGTTCTGTAGCACTCAGTGAGATCATCAACGTGCTCAGATACTATGCTCTTGGATTGTCAGGAGTTAACTTCAATATAATGTCCCTCAGAACGCTGGAACCAAAAGATGACCTGAATTCTATAAATCCTGTGATCGCAGGCAATACAATTTATCTTGCACCCAGGATCAGGAAATATGGTGATTTTGAGGATAACTACAAGGTCTACAAACTGAGCATCATGCATGAAGTTGGCCATATACGTTTCAGTTCCAATGAGCTGGATCATGATGGTGCAGCGGAATTAATGGCAGATATCAGAAAAAGATACTCTACCATGAAAAAGAGGCTCCCTATTCCGGGAATGCAGGCAAACGGCATCATTGGAATTGCTGATGTCATAGCCCTGTTCCCAAACCAGGCACTGGCAGGAACAATACTTGGCATTCTGGAGGATGCAAGGATAGAATACAGGATAATGGAACGCTACAGGGGAGTAAAGACAGATCTTGAAAGAATAAGAAATCAGATGCTTCTGGCAAGACCTCTACCCTCCGATAACATCCAGGAGTTCATGGAATCACTTCTGAGGATATCTATCGGTGAGCATGTTTATGATTTAAACAAAGTAACAAAGACCCTTCTGGATCAGATAGAACCAATGCTGAAGGAAAGTATTTTCAGGAAAGATTCATCTGTACTTGATTCCCTTAAAACCACCTTCAGGATATATAAATTACTTGATGAATATGAAGGTCCGTTAAGCCAGAAAGAGTATGAGGTACTGAAAAACCTTGATTACCGTGCTGTGAGCATTGGAGCCTATAACAATAAAGATTCACTTTCAACTAATTCACATGAGAATATTATCAGGCAATTCATTCCTGAAAGCAAAGTTGAGCTTACAGAAGAAAATGAGCCATCACAGGAAGAAAGAATTAAACGCCGTCCTACTTATGCTGAAAAAAAGAACTGGAACATACTTGGCAGTTATATCTATGATGAGTGGGATGCTGTCATCAGTGACTATAAAGCAGACTGGTGTATAATAAACGAAGTTGAGCCTTTTGGCATGTCAAGCGACTATTATCATGAGGCATCAGAACAATACAGGAACGAGATAGCTCTTATCAAGCAGATATTCAACAGAATGAAGCCTGAAACGTTCCGTAGGATGAAAGAGCAGGCAGATGGCACAGAGATTGATATTGATGCCTTCATCGATTCCCTTATCCAGAAAAGATGCGGCGTAAATCCTGATGACAGGCTCTATATTAGATGGGACAAGCATGAAAGGGATGTTGCAACTCTTTTCCTTGTAGATGTCAGTTATTCGACTCACAAAATGCTAAATTATGAGGAAAAAAGCATACTGGATGTTGAAAAAGATTCTCTTATCATAATGACCCAGGCTCTTGAAAGCATTGGTGATAACTATGCTATTTACGCTTTTTCCGGGAAGGACAGGGATGATGTTGAATACTTTGTCATAAAAGATTTCGATGAAGAATTATCAGATACCGTTGCACGCAGGATAAGCCTGCTGGAACCGGTATCCAATACAAGACTCGGACCTGCAATCCGACATTCCATAAGGAAACTGGAAAAAGTAGACGCGAAAACAAAGATAATAATACTATTATCTGATGGTGAACCCTTTGACATTTCCCATGGAGAAACTGCATACAAAGAAACGATTGCTGAGGAAGACACCAGAATTGCAATTCAGGAATGCAAGACAAAAGGAATTGACTTTTTCTGTATAACAGTTGATCCTGACCCCGGCAAGTATCTTGAAAATATTTTTTCCGATTCAGAGTACACTATAATAGATGATGCAAGTTCGCTTCCCGAGACTCTTCCGGTCTTGTATAAAAGGATAACAACCTGA
- a CDS encoding type III PLP-dependent enzyme, with translation MRKVQYDFPLSDFTSEADFKKIKEFSKDKETPFLIVDLSKVEKMYDKLVKNMPYVKIYYAVKANPLDEVISSLRDKGSNFDAATVYEIDQLLRLGVQPERISYGNTIKKEKDIAYAYQKGVRMFATDSESDLHKIARNAPGSRVFFRLLTESDGADWPLSRKFGAHPDVIYELIIEAHNMGLEPYGLSFHVGSQQRDIGQWDNALSKCKYLFEAVALEGIKLKMINLGGGFPAKYMSPANELETYAHEILRFIQEDFGEDHPEIIIEPGRSLVADAGVIVTEVIMISKKAKLNQYHWVYLDIGKFGGLIETLDECIKYPIYSESEGYEEEVILAGPTCDSMDILYEDHKYVFPESLHENERLYIFTTGAYTQSYSSIAFNGLPPLKAYIMR, from the coding sequence ATGAGAAAAGTGCAATATGACTTTCCTCTGAGTGATTTCACATCAGAGGCTGACTTTAAGAAGATTAAAGAGTTTTCTAAAGATAAAGAGACTCCGTTTCTTATAGTAGACCTGTCCAAAGTGGAGAAAATGTATGATAAACTTGTCAAAAATATGCCTTATGTAAAAATATACTATGCAGTAAAGGCAAATCCCCTTGATGAAGTCATTTCCTCCCTTCGAGATAAAGGGTCCAATTTCGATGCAGCAACTGTATATGAGATTGACCAGCTTCTGAGACTTGGTGTCCAGCCAGAGAGGATCAGCTATGGTAACACCATTAAGAAGGAAAAAGATATTGCATATGCATATCAAAAAGGCGTCAGGATGTTTGCAACAGATTCAGAGAGTGACCTGCATAAGATCGCAAGAAATGCTCCTGGATCACGCGTCTTCTTCCGTCTGCTCACTGAAAGTGATGGTGCAGACTGGCCGTTATCAAGAAAATTCGGAGCCCACCCTGATGTTATTTATGAATTGATAATTGAAGCACATAATATGGGACTTGAACCATATGGTCTTTCTTTCCATGTCGGTTCGCAGCAGCGTGATATAGGACAATGGGATAATGCCCTTTCAAAATGCAAATACCTCTTTGAGGCAGTAGCCCTCGAGGGTATTAAGCTTAAAATGATAAATCTTGGTGGAGGGTTCCCTGCTAAATATATGTCACCTGCTAATGAACTCGAAACATATGCACACGAGATTCTTCGTTTCATACAGGAAGACTTTGGTGAGGACCATCCGGAGATTATAATAGAGCCTGGCAGGTCATTGGTTGCTGATGCAGGTGTCATTGTGACAGAGGTCATAATGATATCGAAGAAAGCAAAGCTGAACCAGTATCACTGGGTATATCTTGATATAGGAAAGTTCGGTGGACTCATTGAAACACTTGACGAATGCATTAAGTATCCTATCTATTCAGAAAGTGAAGGATACGAAGAAGAAGTGATTCTTGCAGGCCCCACATGTGATAGCATGGATATTCTTTACGAAGATCACAAATATGTGTTCCCTGAAAGCCTGCATGAAAATGAAAGACTTTACATATTCACTACCGGAGCTTATACACAGAGTTACAGTTCCATTGCTTTTAACGGCTTACCGCCTTTGAAAGCATATATTATGAGATAA